A genomic region of Eucalyptus grandis isolate ANBG69807.140 chromosome 5, ASM1654582v1, whole genome shotgun sequence contains the following coding sequences:
- the LOC104444419 gene encoding cyclin-U4-1, producing MTDLESPHAMPRLIAFLSSLLQKAAESNDLDRQIHQQPQRISVFHGLTRPAISIRSYLERIFKYANCSPSCFVVAYVYLERFAQRQPTLPLNSLNVHRLLITSVMVAAKFLDDIYYNNAYYAKVGGISTMEMNFLEVDFLFGLGFNLNVTPSAFQTYCSYLQREMMLQQCPLGAVEDGRSQKLHLICFNEDEASHQKQELAV from the exons ATGACGGATCTCGAGAGCCCGCACGCGATGCCCCGGCTCATCGCCTTCCTCTCCTCGCTGCTGCAGAAGGCGGCGGAGTCCAACGACCTGGACCGCCAGATCCACCAGCAGCCCCAGAGGATCTCGGTCTTCCACGGCCTGACGCGGCCCGCCATCTCGATCCGGAGCTACCTGGAGCGGATCTTCAAGTACGCCAACTGCAGCCCCTCGTGCTTCGTGGTCGCCTACGTCTACCTCGAGCGGTTCGCGCAGCGGCAGCCGACGCTCCCGCTCAACTCCCTCAACGTCCACCGCCTCCTCATCACCAGCGTCATGGTCGCCGCCAAGTTCTTGGACGACAT tTACTACAATAATGCCTACTACGCAAAAGTGGGTGGGATCAGCACGATGGAGATGAACTTCCTGGAAGTGGACTTCCTATTCGGCCTGGGGTTCAACCTCAACGTGACGCCCAGCGCATTCCAAACCTACTGCTCCTATCTGCAGCGCGAGATGATGTTGCAGCAGTGCCCTCTCGGCGCGGTGGAAGACGGCAGGTCGCAGAAGCTCCACCTCATCTGCTTTAACGAAGATGAAGCTTCCCATCAAAAGCAAGAATTAGCTGTCtag